The following proteins are co-located in the Polymorphospora rubra genome:
- a CDS encoding TetR/AcrR family transcriptional regulator, with the protein MTDQAPRGTRPTRPEGSPKRGPYSKGLARRQQIIDEVLTVYDRLGFEGTSLRAIGEAIGVTHPVLKHHFGTREQLFIEVLREHDRRFLDAPSEDDDTFVDLIHRSTEHSMRVPGLMALLNSMVAHALEAGNDHSRAHFSERYADLRRTIVSLLEEGRAAGSVRSDIPLDEAASLVLAAADGLSTQWLLDGSADLKSGLLLLQRLLEPPGREVGRTDA; encoded by the coding sequence ATGACCGACCAGGCCCCCCGGGGCACCCGACCCACCCGACCGGAGGGCTCGCCGAAGCGGGGGCCGTACTCGAAGGGACTCGCGCGCCGGCAGCAGATCATCGACGAGGTGCTGACGGTCTACGACAGGCTGGGATTCGAAGGCACCTCGCTACGTGCCATCGGCGAGGCGATCGGCGTGACACATCCGGTGCTCAAGCACCACTTCGGCACCCGTGAACAGCTCTTCATCGAGGTCCTGCGGGAGCACGACCGCCGCTTCCTCGACGCCCCGTCCGAGGACGACGACACCTTCGTCGACCTGATCCACCGATCGACCGAGCACAGCATGCGGGTGCCGGGGCTGATGGCCCTGCTGAACAGCATGGTGGCCCATGCGCTGGAGGCCGGCAACGACCACTCACGGGCACACTTCTCCGAGCGGTACGCCGATCTCAGGCGAACGATCGTGAGCCTTCTCGAGGAAGGCCGGGCGGCGGGAAGCGTACGGTCGGACATCCCCCTGGACGAGGCGGCCTCGCTCGTCCTCGCGGCGGCCGACGGCCTCAGCACCCAGTGGCTGCTCGACGGAAGCGCCGACCTCAAGAGCGGCTTGTTGCTGCTGCAACGCCTCCTCGAACCGCCGGGCCGAGAGGTGGGTCGGACCGACGCCTGA
- a CDS encoding MerR family transcriptional regulator yields MEEHLTVGRVAELADVTVRTLHHYDEIGLLQPSTRTAAGHRAYSADDVERLREVLAYRRLGFGLREIADLVDDPATDAVAHLRRLRGLLLDQRDRAAAMVTAIDRELEARAMGLRTTPEEQLRVFGAQLYDAIGSAYPATRRTEPRIAARIWDALGDARTVLNVGAGTGSYEPPDRDVTAVEPSAVMRAQRPAGAAPCVAAAAENLPFEDGSFDAAMAVSTVHHWPDPVAGLREMRRVARRVVVFTYDADDTGWRQRFWLTRDYLPEFANLLVGWPSLAELTRAIGGRAEPVLIPWDCADGFFEAYWRRPEAYLDEHVRRAVSVWTRVGPEAEQRAVTRLHADLSSGRWADRNRDLVALDAAELGLRLLVA; encoded by the coding sequence GTGGAGGAGCACCTGACCGTGGGGCGGGTCGCCGAACTGGCCGACGTGACCGTCCGCACGCTGCATCACTACGACGAGATCGGCCTTCTGCAGCCGTCCACGCGGACCGCAGCCGGGCATCGGGCCTACTCCGCGGATGACGTGGAACGACTGCGGGAGGTGCTCGCCTACCGGCGGCTGGGCTTCGGATTGCGCGAGATCGCGGATCTGGTCGACGACCCGGCCACCGATGCGGTCGCGCACCTACGCCGATTGCGCGGCCTGCTGCTGGACCAGCGCGACCGTGCCGCCGCCATGGTGACGGCCATCGACCGGGAACTCGAGGCACGGGCAATGGGGCTCAGGACGACACCGGAGGAGCAGTTGAGAGTGTTCGGCGCACAGCTGTACGACGCCATCGGATCCGCCTACCCGGCGACGCGGCGTACCGAGCCGCGGATCGCCGCGCGCATCTGGGATGCGCTGGGGGACGCCCGGACGGTACTGAACGTCGGGGCCGGCACCGGCTCGTACGAGCCCCCGGACCGCGACGTCACGGCGGTGGAACCGTCGGCGGTCATGCGGGCGCAGCGTCCCGCGGGCGCGGCGCCGTGCGTGGCCGCCGCCGCGGAGAACCTGCCGTTCGAGGACGGGTCCTTCGACGCCGCGATGGCGGTCAGCACCGTCCATCACTGGCCGGACCCGGTCGCCGGGCTGCGCGAGATGCGGCGGGTGGCCCGCCGCGTGGTCGTGTTCACGTACGACGCCGATGACACCGGCTGGCGGCAACGCTTCTGGCTCACCCGCGACTACCTGCCCGAGTTCGCCAACCTTCTCGTCGGCTGGCCTTCCCTGGCCGAGCTGACCCGCGCGATCGGTGGACGCGCGGAGCCGGTACTCATCCCGTGGGACTGCGCCGACGGCTTCTTCGAGGCCTACTGGCGCCGGCCCGAGGCCTACCTGGACGAACATGTGCGCCGCGCGGTGTCGGTATGGACCAGAGTCGGGCCCGAGGCCGAGCAGCGGGCAGTGACCCGACTCCACGCAGACCTTTCGTCAGGCCGATGGGCCGACCGCAACCGCGATCTCGTCGCCCTCGACGCGGCAGAGCTCGGCCTCCGCCTACTCGTAGCCTGA
- a CDS encoding MMPL family transporter, with product MAWQLFRLGRWSFRHRWTVTGIWVLLLLVVALGAATLSGKTNDSFELSGIESTQAFDLIRDRDPTAAPEGATARVVFQAPNGESLADPANQQAVADALEALRTGGVVSILDPFAAGTITEDGRTGYASVSYARSAVDLSQADREALEAARDVAEEAGLTATIGGDVLGVEIGGAMAELIGIAIAFVVLALTLGSLVAAGMPLLTALVGVGIGITAIATLSGFVELGTTTPALGTMLGLAVGIDYALFILSRYQAEVRAGRPLEEAAGRAVGTAGSAVVFAGLTVVIALVGLAVCGIGFLTEMGLGAAFTVALAVLIALTLLPALLGFAGTRVTKRRPRVGSRHTATDAEPNPGEPRTLGRRWVEGLARFRWPALVAGIAAAALAAIPVASLQLALPDDSTKPAGSDVRVAYELIDEHFGAGANGPLLVVIDTREAPDPAAAVATATERLQTLATRNDSNIVAVIPAVTSDSPQARQAYLQQLDTVQFATLTVIPHSGPAEQSTKDLVADIRDTLSDLPDHGGARALVTGVTAIGVDISNELTEVFPLYLAVVVGLAFLLLIAVFRSIWVPVKAAVGFLFSVGASLGATVAVFQWGWLNELVGLDATGPVLFLLPILLTGILFGLAMDYEVFLVTRMREAYVHGTPARQAVIDGFTHSARVVAAAALIMVGVFAGFTLTDDIILKTIGFALAIGVLVDAFLVRMLIVPATMFILGRRIWWMPRWMSKIVPTLDVEGEALAKHLAPR from the coding sequence ATGGCCTGGCAGTTGTTCAGGCTCGGACGCTGGTCGTTCCGACACCGGTGGACCGTGACGGGAATCTGGGTCCTCCTGCTCCTCGTCGTCGCTCTCGGGGCGGCGACCCTGTCGGGCAAGACGAACGACAGCTTCGAGTTGTCCGGTATCGAGTCGACGCAGGCCTTCGACCTGATCAGGGACCGCGATCCCACGGCCGCACCGGAAGGCGCCACGGCGCGGGTGGTGTTCCAGGCACCGAACGGCGAGTCACTGGCGGACCCGGCCAACCAACAGGCCGTGGCCGACGCGCTCGAGGCGCTGAGGACGGGCGGCGTCGTGTCGATCCTCGACCCGTTCGCCGCGGGAACGATCACCGAGGACGGGCGTACCGGCTACGCCTCGGTCAGCTACGCCCGAAGCGCGGTCGATCTGTCGCAGGCGGACCGGGAGGCCCTCGAGGCTGCCCGTGACGTCGCCGAGGAGGCGGGGCTGACGGCCACCATCGGCGGCGACGTGCTCGGTGTGGAGATCGGCGGTGCCATGGCCGAACTGATCGGCATCGCCATCGCCTTCGTGGTGCTGGCCCTCACTCTCGGGTCGCTCGTCGCGGCCGGGATGCCGCTGCTGACCGCACTGGTCGGCGTCGGCATCGGGATCACCGCCATCGCCACCCTGAGCGGGTTCGTCGAGCTCGGCACCACGACCCCCGCGCTCGGCACGATGCTCGGGCTGGCGGTCGGCATCGACTACGCGCTGTTCATCCTGTCCCGCTACCAGGCCGAGGTACGCGCAGGCCGCCCGCTGGAGGAGGCGGCGGGCCGCGCCGTGGGCACCGCGGGCTCGGCGGTGGTGTTCGCCGGCCTCACCGTCGTCATCGCACTCGTCGGCCTCGCCGTGTGCGGCATCGGATTCCTCACCGAGATGGGGCTGGGCGCGGCGTTCACCGTCGCCCTCGCCGTACTCATCGCGCTCACCCTGCTGCCCGCACTGCTCGGTTTCGCCGGAACCCGCGTCACGAAGCGACGTCCGCGCGTCGGGAGCAGGCACACCGCCACCGACGCCGAACCGAACCCCGGCGAGCCGCGCACTCTCGGGCGCCGTTGGGTCGAGGGTCTCGCCCGGTTCCGCTGGCCCGCGCTCGTGGCGGGGATCGCGGCCGCCGCCCTGGCCGCCATCCCGGTGGCCTCCCTGCAGCTCGCGCTGCCCGACGACAGCACCAAGCCCGCGGGCAGTGACGTACGCGTCGCCTACGAACTCATCGACGAGCACTTCGGTGCCGGAGCCAACGGGCCGCTGCTCGTCGTGATCGACACCAGGGAAGCCCCGGACCCGGCCGCCGCGGTCGCGACCGCCACCGAGAGGCTGCAGACGCTGGCGACCCGGAACGACTCCAACATCGTCGCCGTGATCCCGGCCGTCACCAGCGACAGCCCGCAGGCGCGGCAGGCCTACCTGCAGCAACTCGACACGGTGCAGTTCGCGACGCTCACGGTGATCCCGCACTCCGGACCGGCGGAGCAGTCGACCAAGGACCTCGTCGCGGACATCCGGGACACGCTGTCGGACCTGCCGGACCACGGCGGAGCCCGGGCGCTGGTCACCGGCGTCACCGCGATCGGCGTCGACATCTCCAACGAACTGACCGAGGTGTTCCCGCTCTACCTCGCCGTCGTCGTGGGGCTGGCCTTCCTCCTGCTCATCGCGGTGTTCCGCTCCATCTGGGTGCCCGTGAAGGCCGCGGTCGGCTTCCTGTTCTCCGTCGGCGCCTCCCTGGGGGCAACCGTCGCGGTCTTCCAGTGGGGCTGGCTCAACGAACTCGTCGGTCTCGACGCCACCGGTCCCGTGCTGTTCCTGCTGCCGATCCTGCTCACCGGAATCCTGTTCGGCCTGGCGATGGACTACGAGGTCTTCCTCGTCACGCGCATGCGGGAGGCATACGTCCACGGCACACCGGCGCGCCAGGCGGTCATCGACGGGTTCACCCACAGCGCCCGCGTCGTGGCCGCCGCCGCCCTCATCATGGTCGGCGTGTTCGCGGGCTTCACCCTCACCGACGACATCATCCTCAAGACCATCGGCTTCGCCCTCGCCATCGGCGTCCTCGTCGACGCGTTCCTGGTCCGCATGCTCATCGTGCCCGCCACCATGTTCATCCTCGGCCGCCGAATCTGGTGGATGCCCCGCTGGATGAGCAAGATCGTGCCGACCCTGGACGTCGAAGGCGAGGCACTCGCGAAGCACCTCGCGCCACGCTAG
- a CDS encoding phosphotransferase family protein, with protein MSRPEPTAAMLAWATRQLAEQATVAVVKGLREGGNPWLLRIRHDGRTSEAVLKVADRDDPAGFATEIAALRVAEEHRVGAPTILGSDSGESGTGTRTVLETVVPGSSTIPVEPTPRRLRALGAAAAALYDVPAVPSPDLPVRTRPIPASDFARQRRLGRDHTTPLLQSADAHVNRLPIPTGRQVLVHGDLWQGNMLWAGDTLTGIVDWDMAGVGHNGIDLCSLRLDAALMFGRGAAEQVLAGWERATGESARDVAFWDAITALNMPGDLAVFAPAIHDQGRRDLTADTLNRRRDAFLRRALDRLPEP; from the coding sequence ATGAGCCGCCCGGAGCCCACCGCCGCCATGCTCGCCTGGGCCACCCGGCAGCTGGCCGAACAGGCGACAGTGGCAGTGGTCAAAGGACTGCGCGAGGGCGGCAACCCGTGGCTGCTCCGGATCCGGCACGACGGGCGCACGAGCGAGGCGGTGCTCAAGGTGGCCGACCGGGACGATCCGGCCGGCTTCGCCACCGAGATCGCGGCGCTGCGCGTGGCCGAGGAACACCGGGTCGGGGCGCCGACGATCCTCGGGTCCGACAGCGGCGAAAGCGGAACCGGCACGCGCACCGTACTCGAGACCGTCGTGCCCGGCAGCAGCACGATTCCGGTCGAGCCGACACCGCGACGGCTCCGCGCCCTGGGCGCCGCGGCCGCCGCGCTCTACGACGTTCCCGCCGTCCCGTCGCCGGACCTGCCCGTACGCACCCGCCCGATCCCGGCCAGCGACTTCGCCCGGCAGCGCCGGCTCGGCCGCGACCACACCACACCACTGCTGCAATCGGCCGACGCGCACGTCAACCGGCTTCCGATTCCGACGGGCCGGCAGGTGCTCGTGCACGGTGACCTCTGGCAGGGCAACATGTTGTGGGCCGGCGACACGCTCACCGGCATCGTCGACTGGGACATGGCCGGGGTCGGCCACAACGGCATCGACCTGTGCTCGCTGCGCCTGGACGCGGCGCTCATGTTCGGCCGCGGAGCGGCGGAACAGGTCCTGGCCGGATGGGAACGCGCGACGGGGGAATCGGCGCGCGACGTTGCTTTCTGGGACGCGATCACCGCGCTCAACATGCCGGGCGACCTGGCCGTGTTCGCCCCCGCCATCCACGACCAGGGCAGACGCGACCTCACCGCCGACACCCTCAACAGGCGCCGCGACGCGTTCCTCCGCCGGGCGCTCGACCGGCTACCAGAGCCCTGA